The window taaataaaagagctctaatgattttttttaaaaagtttggaaatCTTTTAGTTTTATCCAAACCATCCCCAACTTTTATTTGAGAGGAACATTATAGTAACATTCAAATGTAACTAAAAAAAGGTTCACCCAGAAGCCCCCgttctaatttattttcattttgtatgtggccTTTAAGCTTTGCTGGTACAGATAGCTATTTCATTTATGAATCTTTATTACGACACTTTGAGCCCCTCCTATGGCCCATGCACTGAGCCCCAAGAGGGTTGTCGCCTGCTCTTTGCCTGGTCTCCCGGAGCCTGGTGTGTCACAGGGGAGGGTGGCCCCAAGGGCTCCCAGCCGAGACCTGAGCCTGTCTTCCTTCCCCAGCGCGGCAGTGTCCTGAGTCCAGGGGCCTTCCCAGCCTGGCCCGGGTCACTGTGAGGTGCTGGGGCTGGGGTAGGTAGGTGCCTGCGGCATCTCTGGGCTTGGTGATTAAGCTGGAGGCCACTTCCTCTTCTTCACAACAGGCCTTCATGACAGTGTCATTTCCCCAGTTTTCATCCCAAAGGAAGTTCTGCAGAAGTAAGCAAATAGCATAGTCAGAAAAGCGATAGGACTTCTCAAAGAAGGAAGTTGTGTTTTGAAAAACATCCTGAATTAGGTCTTCCGAGGCCTGTGGTAGACACGTCCAGCCGAGGGCCGGGCAGTGGGGGGGCTCCTACCGTGCTGCTCactctcctgggcctccagcaaGTTCTCAGCCCCCTCAGgcttcagtttccctctctgggcAAGTGAAGAGGGGGAGTGCTCCTCTGGGTGTCTGTGAGGATGGGCCTGGCCTCCACTGGGAGAGCATCTGACCATCGTCCGCGCCTTCCCCCCCGGGCAGGGTCTGTTCCTGGCCTCTGACCTCCAGCAGCTGCGGCAGGCGATTGAGGAGTGCAAGCAGGTGATCCTGGAGCTCCCCGAGCACTCCGAGAAGCAGAAGGACGCCGTGGTGAGGCTCATCCACCTCCGGCTGAAGCTGCAGGAGCTGAAGGTGGGTGCTGGGCCCAACATGGAGGCACTGGAGCTGAGCTGGAGGCCACGGCAGCTTCTGGCTCCTTCCCAGGGGCTCAGTCTGCCTCCAGGTGCTGAGGGGCTGAGATAGGAGGCCCCCcagaaaggcagggagagagagagagacgggcCCTCACCACGTGCAGGGATTTCTCTATTAGTCTGATCTCGAGTGGGCACCCTGGGTCACGTGCCCTCCCACTGGAGCATGTGGGGGAGGTGAGTCCCACCTTGAACCACATGACCAGAGTTGGGGATGGTTTCCTGAAGGTGACAACAGAAGGGGTAATGGATCCTGGAGGCCAGACCCACAGGTGTCCACAATGCCATTCTTGAGTCTGTGCACTCTTTGGCTTGTCTGCACGGTGTCCCTACTCTGATTCAGGAGTCCCTGGGAATTTAGAATGTGGAATATTCATTAGGATCTAGCTAAGGCTGTGGTAGAAAAGACATCCCAAAACACAGTGGCTTAAAGGAATTATACGTACAATTTTACTCATGTAGAAATCCCACAGGTGGTCTCATACGGCAGCTAGTGGTGTTGGGGACCCAAggtcttcctttttattgctctgCCCGTCCCTGGGGGAGTCCTGGATGGTCCCACACCACATCTGGGTCTGTACTCAGCCAGCAGAAAACAGGTGGGAAGGGCAGACAAGGCCGGGTCATTCTTGCTCATGTGCCCTTGGCTCCAACTTAGTCCTAGGGGAGCCTGGGtacaagggatgctgggaaaggGGGTCTGTAATCGGGTGGTCCGGGTGATCACTGGGGAGCTGCTAAAGGGAAAAGCAGGTGTGACATTGGCGGAAACTCACAATCTCTGCTACAAATGGTGCCTGGAAGAAAAGCTACAGGGCTTGAGTGTAGTCGGCTCCCTGAGacccttccctgggcctctctCCAGGACCCCAGCGATGAGGAGCCCAACATCCGAGTCCTCCTCGAGCACCGCTTCTACAAGGAGAAGAGCAAGAGCGTCAAGCAGGCCTGTGACAAATGTAACACCATCATCTGGGGGCTCATCCAGACCTGGTATACCTGCACAGGTGGGCCGAGACCCAGACCTGCTCCTGCTGGGCGGGCACTCCGGGtctgcagggcagggctgaggcttCGCAGCCCAGGGCTGTGTCAGGTGACTTCATTCTCTCCAGAGTACTCACTGTTTACTGAGCCCTGCGGCACGCTGGGACACATGGACGTAAGACCCAAACTCCTGCCTTGACCCTGCTTGTGTCCACATCTGCCCCTTCcgtatggcagccactagccacacatggctattgaAACTTAACTTTAAATTAATTAAGGTAAATAACTATTTAGTTCCTCAGTTGTACTAGCCATATTACAAGTGCTCATTAGTCACCTgaggctggtggctaccatattggacagtgcagagaGAACATCTCCATCAGTGCCCAAAATTCCATTGGGTGGTGCTGTTCTGGATGAAAAATCAAATAAGTGACTGACAGGGTATGTTAGACAATATAGTACAGtgaagaaagataaggaaagggGACCAGCATGTGTTAAGGAGTGGGATGGGTGCAACTTTAGGGTGGAATGAAAAGGCATCCTGTGACATTTAAGCAAAAACTTGGAGGTCAGGGAGCAAGCCAGGAGTATATCTGGGGAGGAATGTTTCTGTGGGGCAGCTGTCCCTGCAAAGTTCCTGTGGTCGGCGTGTGTCCAGTGTGTTCAAGGAGGAGCAGAGTGTGGCTGGAGCACCATGTCTGAGAGGAGGCATGGTAGGGTGGGCTCAGGGTGGCCAGGGGATTTTCTCTAAGCACACTGGCAGCCATGGGTGGTGCTGGCGTACTCAGGTCTTAGcgggatcactctggctgctgagcTGAGCATGGACTGAAGGAGGAGGATGGCAGCAGACTGATCAGGGTGGGGCGGTTGAGCATGAGAAGTGGCCACGGGCAGCACTAGCTGAACGGCTGGAAACAGGGTGTAAGAGAGAGGAGTCGGGGCGCCTCACCATTTTAGTCTTTAGCAGGTGGAAAGGGGGAGTCGCTGAAATCCCAGATGGGAAGACTGTGCATGGGGGTGGGTTTGGTAAAGGAAGAGCTGGGGTTCCATTTAGACAGCTTGGGTTTGATGCCTCTTAGGCGTCAAGGTCGGAATGGCAGGTGGTGGCCCCTGGATTTGAGTCTGGAGTTGAGGGGCAAGGTCTCAAGGCTCCAGGGATGGAGACTGAGGGGATCTTTGAATTCTGGGACCTGCAGTGATACCTGGAGAAGCCGTGGGATTGATCTGGGCACAAAGTAGAGCCCCCTTGGCGATCCTGGCAGCTGAAGGTAGGCCTCCGCTGCAGGATACCCCCACTTCTAAGAGGCTCATTGTTGCCCCGTGCCCCCAGGGTGCTATTACCGCTGTCACAGCAAGTGCTTGAACCTCATCTCCAAGCCCTGTGTGCGCTCCAAAGTCAGCCACCAAGCCGAGTACGAGCTGAACATCTGCCCCGAGACGGGGCTGGACAGCCAGGATTACCGCTGCGCGGAGTGTCGGGCGCCCATCTCACTGCGTGAGTGCGGCGGGAGGACAGGGTGCGGGGGCCCCGGGAGCTGTTCTGAGCAGTGTGGACAGCCAGTGGCCTGCTCTCCTCGGGAAGCGGCAAGGGGCCGCCACGGCACCTTGTCACTTCCCACCCAAGCAGCCTGAGGTTCCAGCCCAGGTCACCTGAAAGTACTGCAGTGCTGGGCCTGCACCCTGCCTTCTGTGTGTGGCCCCTTGTCACAGAAAGCCCATGTAGGCGGGGCTAAGAAAACTACACCGTGTCACGCACGTGCCCGTCAGGCCGTCTTCCTAGAGATTTACTAACGTTCATTTGTGGGGTCCCCTCAGCGGCCCCATGGCAGGGGTCCTGTTATtgtcccattttactgatgagaaaactgagagcaGCGAGAGGCCCTGGCCCGAGGTCTCGAGGCTGAGAAGAGGATGAGTCGGGTCTGGAGGGTGGTACCCCGCCCAGCTGGCTCTTTAAGTGAGAGCCTTGGGTGCGGCGGGGCAAGGGGCCACGCACCACGTGGTGCGGACCCTGAAGGCAGCCCCCACTTTGTAACGACCCGCCCCTCCGCAGGGGGCGTGCCCAGCGAGGCCCGGCAGTGCGACTACACCGGCCAGTACTACTGCAGCCACTGCCACTGGAACGACCTGGCCATCATCCCGGCGCGCGTGGTGCACAACTGGGACTTCGAGCCGCGCAAGGTGAAGGGGGCAGAGCTGTGCGCcgcctggggggcggggggtggattggggtgggagggggtgtggCCCGAGGAGGGAGACCCATGCGCAGGCTAGGCGGGATTGGGGAGGAAGGCATATGCGTGGCTCTCCTGGGGGGTGCAGTGCTGGAGGCGCTGCTCCGTCATGCCCCCCAGGTGTCCCGCTGCAGCATGCGCTACCTGGCGCTGATGGTTTCGCGGCCGGTGCTCAGGCTCCGGGAGATCAACCCTCTGCTGTTCAACTACGTGGAGGAGCTGGTGGAGATCCGGGTGAGCCTGGGCTGGCGCGAGGTGGGGGCGGACACGGCCCACCCCGGGCGTCTGGGAGCCGAGCACAGAGATCACTTGCTTAGGTTTAGCGGGACTCCTCGGCTGTCCTTTGGGTTAAAGACTGTGCCCTGTCTGGGGCATATCCAGTCACAATCTGATGCTAGGCCCAGAggtaatttgaaattttctagtcgccagattaaaaacttaaaaagaagcaggtgaagttaattttaataatatattttacttaatatatccAAAAGATTATTTCCATGTAATCAGTATGCAACATTATTTAGGTATAttacattccttttcttttgtacTATGTCTTTGAATTCTCGTGCGTATCCTACACTAACAGCAGTCTCACTTCAGCCCAGCCACATTTGCATGCTCGGCAGCTACAgtggctgatggccactctgccAGGTCCACAggagggtggggcggggggcagtGTCTCAGGTGAGGTGGTGAGAAGGGGTTGGTTCCACTTAAAGGGGAGGAGACCGAGGCATTGCCAAGGCCACTTGGGCTGTGGAGGGAAATAGGATTTGACTGGGAAGCCTGGGTCGGTGCTCAGCCGCAGCCCCATGCTGGCTCCGAGGCTGCTGCTCTGCATGTGTGGGTGGGCTGGAGTAGATGACTGAGGTTGAATGAATGTTTGAGGTCCTGCCTGGCCTGGAAGCTGTGGTTTTCACTTGGGCTGGGCTGAAGCACTCAGATCTGGGACCGTCCTGGGGGCCGTGAAGGCCCTTCCTGTTCCCGGCTCACCCAGAGTGCAAGGTGGGATGACTCCTACAAAGCCagtgcagggccagccccctcagccaCGAGTTGGGGCAgtggcccagcccctgccctggtgAGGACACCGACCTGTCCCTTTGTCCACAGAAGCTGCGCCAGGACATCCTGCTCATGAAGCCTTACTTCATCACTTGTAAGGAGGCCATGGAAGCACGCCTGCTCCTGCAGGTCAGACCACAGAGGGCCTGGCCCATGGTGGGGCAGGGAGTCCTTGGGGAGGGCAGGTGGAAGACAGCCAGGGTGATGAGCACATGTCATGCTCAGGTCTTCCTTGGATGGCTTGGTGGCTTGTGTGTGTTGTGTCTGTAGCAGAGGGGCCCCTGGCTCTGCTCTGGGTCTGTAATAGGCAAACAGGTGTTCTGCCCACTGAAGTTCTCTGATTACATCACTGGGGGAAGCGCTGAGGGCAGGTACCATCTCTGCAGCCTTTCCATGCGTCCCGTGGAGTGGGCCTGGCGCAGGCCTGCCAGGCAGGGTTGGCCACAAAACTCTTTTCAAGGGTCACctgtttatttgttcaacaagAATTCAGAGTGCCTGCTGTGGGCAGACTCTTGTCTAGGTGCTGGGCAGCAGTAACAGCAAGAATCCTTGCTCTCACCTCAGAGAGCACCCTTCAGGTGGGGAGGACAAGAATGAGCAGCAGTGCGTCGGAGGGCGGCGAGGGCTGGACGCAAGACAAAGCAGGGAAGCGGGTGGGGAATGTTGGGTGGTAACGGGGTCAGGACCGGGAGGAGGTGTGGCGTGCGGGCAGAGGTGCGCTGTGCCGGGTGCCTCGGGAGCAGGCATGGCTGGAGGGGCCGTATGGGGCCCAGATGCCACAGCAGCTGAAGCCTGTTCTTCCAGGagagcccaggccctgggagggtgggcagggaggggccctCACCCAGTGCTTGGGGTCACGGCTGCTGGGACCTGCAGCTCCAGGACCGGCAGCATTTTGTGGAGAACGATGAGATGTACTCCGTCCAGGACCTGCTGGACGCGCACACAGGCCGCCTCGGCTGCTCGCTCACTGAGACCCACACGCTCTTCGCCAAGCACATCAAGCTGGACTGTGAGGTGGGCCCCCGCCTCGGACCACGGGgcatctctctctgctcccagtcCCAAGGGCGGGGAGGGCGGGAGAGCAGCTCGGCCTGGTGTGACCCTGGCCCCGGTGCCCTTCGGGCAGGCCTGACCTTCCCCTGCACTGTTGCCCCCAGCGGTGCCAGGCCAAGGGCTTCGTGTGTGAGCTCTGCAGAGAGGGTGACGTGCTCTTCCCCTTCGACAGCCACACGTCCGTGTGCACTGACTGCTCTGCCGTCTTCCACAGGTGGGTGTGGCCCGACCCCCCTCAGGCCAGGTGCCTGGGCACCCCACCAGTGGGAGCCTGTGCTGCTGCCCTGcagtgagggggaggggaggcaggagggactTGGAGGCTGGTCTCTGCTGCCTGATTTCAAAGCCCTTTGCCTTGATCCTGACGTATGGACTTCGCCCTGATACATGTGACTAAGTTGAAAGTTCCACTGGGAACGAGAACCTATGGGGTAGGGAGGGGGTGCTGCAGCCAGACCCCGGGTGTGGGCACAGCGTCCGACCTGCTCCCCTTCTCCAGCGGGACTGAGGTTCTCTCGGGTTATATAGGCCAGAGGTTCCTCAGCTCTGGGCCCTGGCACCCTTGGTGTCTCAGAGACTTTTTCAGACATCCCTAGGCCAAAAGAAATACCTGACGTTTTTGTTTGTTAAGTACTTAGGTTCAAACAACTCAAGCATTTATGTCCCAAAGACTTAGTGGATGTTtggaaaaataatacacataagttagaagaaaaacattttaattctttaataagCACAATTACTAATGACATGTACGTGCCTGCTGGGCCCTGCATGATTTCTCACACTGGATTCAGATGGGACACCACCACCCCCATTCCTATCCACACTTATGTTTGCCTGGCACTTGCTGTTTGTCGTAGCTTTGCAGAGCTGTCACAGAGAGGGCTGTGGCAAAAACTAATGTTGAAACTGTGAACTCCTTTGAGCGAGCAGTTTGCATGGTGTCTGACAGAGGACAAGTATTTTTCTGCCGTTCAGAAGTTTAAACCAGCCCACAGGACCCTGTGTAGCTCCACGGTGCCCGGTGATGAGGACAGGTGGGGAAGTCGAGTCACTAAGAGCTCTGAGCAGAAGCTTCCTTGTCAGGTGGTAATGAGGTGATAGGTGTGGACCCCTCAGGAGTGGGCTATACCAAGGTACTGGGTCACAGCCCTGGCAGGCACACCTGGGCGCAGACCCCGCTTCTGCCCTTTGGGAGaaactgtgcctcagtttccctgtctgtagaGGGGGCTATTGGGACCTGACATGGGAAGCTTGTAAAGACTCAGTGGTAGAATTTTACATGCAGAGAGCCGTGCCCTGTCCAGGGCTGACCCTATATCCCTGCCCCTAGGGACTGCTACTACGACAACTCCACCACGTGCCCCAAGTGTGCCCGGCTCACCTTGCGCAAGCAGTCGCTCTTCCAGGACCCTGCTCCAGACGTGGACGCCTAGAGCCACGGGCACCCTTCCCCCCCCGTCTGGCACCCACCCTGCTGGTCATTGCCAAAGTCAAGGTGTTTCTTGTGCTCTGGAGACCCCGAGGGTGCATGCCCTGGACCTCTCCCCACTGCCGGGCCAGAGAGGTGTGAGTGGTGACACAAGGACCTTCACCCCAGGTGCTCGCAGGGACTCGGGGTGGCTGCACCTGCCTGTTTCCTGGGTGCACTGCTGTGAGGGGGATGTGGCCCCTCCCACTGCAGGGCTCCACAGGCAGGGGAGTGCCTCCCCTCTGGGAGAGAGCCCCCGACACCTGTGGGGCCAAGGCTGCTGCTGCAGCTTCCCGCCCTGAAAACgctggagggctttgggggagTGGCCGACCAGACGGAGGATGCCGGCTGTGCACACCATGCCTTGGCCTGAGTTTCGTCCGCTGTGGATGGTTTCGGTTCTGCCTGGAGGCTCCCATCCCCCCGGCCCCTTGTGTCTTTGAGGTCTTAGAATTGTCCCTGGCTGGGGCTGTTCACTACTGCCTCCTGAGGCTCTTTTCCTCTGGGTCATCCTCCAGCAGGGTCAGTCCAGGGGTTACTGGCTCCTTCTATCAACATGGAGGGAAGGGGGCCGTGGAGCCACTCCTcctgcctgggcccagccccGCGTGCCCTGGTGCTCTGAGCTGGGTGGATGGGGGTCCAGCCTGAGGAGGCTGTCCCACTTCCAGATGTGGAGCAGGGACTGTGCCCCCGGGGGAGGTTCCAGGTTAGGCAAGAGGTTGGTTGCAGCGGGCCTGGGTGGCATTTCTCGGGACCAAAT of the Equus quagga isolate Etosha38 chromosome 13, UCLA_HA_Equagga_1.0, whole genome shotgun sequence genome contains:
- the DEF8 gene encoding differentially expressed in FDCP 8 homolog isoform X2; translation: MEYDEKLARFRQAHLNPFNKQLGPRQHEQGAGEEALDVASEEAPPQLRPGEPEFRCTERVMDLGLSEDHFSRPVGLFLASDLQQLRQAIEECKQVILELPEHSEKQKDAVVRLIHLRLKLQELKDPSDEEPNIRVLLEHRFYKEKSKSVKQACDKCNTIIWGLIQTWYTCTGCYYRCHSKCLNLISKPCVRSKVSHQAEYELNICPETGLDSQDYRCAECRAPISLRGVPSEARQCDYTGQYYCSHCHWNDLAIIPARVVHNWDFEPRKVSRCSMRYLALMVSRPVLRLREINPLLFNYVEELVEIRKLRQDILLMKPYFITCKEAMEARLLLQLQDRQHFVENDEMYSVQDLLDAHTGRLGCSLTETHTLFAKHIKLDCERCQAKGFVCELCREGDVLFPFDSHTSVCTDCSAVFHRDCYYDNSTTCPKCARLTLRKQSLFQDPAPDVDA
- the DEF8 gene encoding differentially expressed in FDCP 8 homolog isoform X1, which codes for MSLRAAGGSSGRRRPTLERARRGRCSGRGGGRWDAMEYDEKLARFRQAHLNPFNKQLGPRQHEQGAGEEALDVASEEAPPQLRPGEPEFRCTERVMDLGLSEDHFSRPVGLFLASDLQQLRQAIEECKQVILELPEHSEKQKDAVVRLIHLRLKLQELKDPSDEEPNIRVLLEHRFYKEKSKSVKQACDKCNTIIWGLIQTWYTCTGCYYRCHSKCLNLISKPCVRSKVSHQAEYELNICPETGLDSQDYRCAECRAPISLRGVPSEARQCDYTGQYYCSHCHWNDLAIIPARVVHNWDFEPRKVSRCSMRYLALMVSRPVLRLREINPLLFNYVEELVEIRKLRQDILLMKPYFITCKEAMEARLLLQLQDRQHFVENDEMYSVQDLLDAHTGRLGCSLTETHTLFAKHIKLDCERCQAKGFVCELCREGDVLFPFDSHTSVCTDCSAVFHRDCYYDNSTTCPKCARLTLRKQSLFQDPAPDVDA